A stretch of Patescibacteria group bacterium DNA encodes these proteins:
- a CDS encoding PEGA domain-containing protein, translated as MNKATLAVLTAFFFILAGLAVAVALARGYRPDFANRTLLPTGILVATSDPDGAEVLINGKLETATNNTINLAPGKYLVRIQKDGFSPWEKQVEIKKEEVFKTNAFLFPALADLRPLTFTGSLNPVVSPDQTKIVYGVASASARLNGGDGNGVWVMDTSRTLPAPIPGGGDFRQVFINSPALSLSDANFAWSADSKQVLAYYGSLATPSAAYLLDTDRLNDNPTPETSNQLTSLFDSWKALTAARYAAQLAKLPENLRATLATSAATLEFSPDETKILYTATASAHLPAYLLTYLPGTDPTPETRNLQPGNTYVYDLKEDRNYLIPVPAGIPPISWFPSSRHLLEVDNNQISVMEYDGTNKAVLFNGTFSPASVFVWPNWSKVVILTNLGSTDSQAQNLYTVNLR; from the coding sequence ATGAATAAGGCGACACTGGCTGTTCTGACGGCCTTTTTCTTTATTTTAGCCGGGTTGGCAGTTGCCGTGGCTCTGGCCCGCGGGTACCGGCCGGATTTTGCCAACCGCACCCTGCTTCCCACTGGAATTCTCGTGGCCACTTCCGATCCCGACGGCGCGGAAGTCCTAATCAACGGGAAACTGGAAACCGCCACCAATAACACCATTAATCTCGCTCCCGGTAAATACCTGGTCCGCATCCAAAAAGACGGCTTCAGTCCCTGGGAAAAACAGGTCGAAATTAAAAAAGAAGAAGTGTTTAAAACCAACGCCTTTCTCTTTCCGGCTCTGGCTGATTTGCGCCCGCTGACTTTTACCGGAAGTCTTAATCCGGTCGTCTCGCCGGACCAAACTAAAATCGTTTACGGCGTGGCTTCGGCTTCAGCCCGGCTTAACGGCGGAGACGGTAATGGTGTTTGGGTCATGGACACCAGCCGCACTCTGCCGGCCCCTATTCCCGGCGGCGGTGATTTCCGCCAGGTTTTCATAAACTCCCCGGCTCTTTCGCTCTCTGACGCCAATTTTGCCTGGTCGGCAGACAGCAAGCAGGTTTTGGCTTATTACGGCAGTTTGGCCACTCCGTCAGCTGCCTACTTGCTGGATACGGATAGGTTAAACGACAATCCCACTCCTGAAACCAGTAATCAGTTAACCAGCCTGTTTGACAGCTGGAAAGCTCTGACTGCCGCGCGTTATGCCGCCCAACTGGCCAAGCTCCCGGAAAACTTGCGGGCAACATTGGCCACCAGTGCCGCCACCTTGGAATTCAGCCCCGACGAAACTAAAATTTTGTACACCGCCACTGCTTCCGCTCACTTGCCCGCTTACCTGCTAACTTACTTACCCGGGACAGATCCGACGCCCGAAACCCGCAATCTCCAGCCGGGAAACACATATGTATATGATCTGAAAGAAGATAGAAATTATTTAATCCCCGTTCCTGCCGGAATCCCTCCGATTAGCTGGTTTCCTTCCAGCCGTCATCTTTTAGAAGTCGACAATAATCAGATTTCGGTTATGGAATACGACGGCACCAACAAAGCTGTTCTGTTTAACGGCACTTTTAGCCCGGCCAGCGTCTTTGTCTGGCCCAATTGGAGCAAGGTGGTTATCCTCACGAATTTAGGCTCTACAGATTCCCAGGCGCAGAATCTTTATACTGTTAATCTGCGATAA
- a CDS encoding nucleoside-diphosphate kinase (catalyzes the formation of nucleoside triphosphate from ATP and nucleoside diphosphate) — protein sequence MERTVVLVKPDGVKRGLVGEIVGRFEKVGLKIVAMKMVWVDEELAGKHYPTSRADWVKKVGDRTLGSYKEYGQDANELLGTMDPVEVGKLVCKWLVGFLTGGPVVAMVLEGPHAVEIVRKMVGHTYPLKANPGTIRGDLMIDSPAVSNTKKRAIQNLVHASGSPEEAKFEMELWFHKNEIHDYKRVDEELMFG from the coding sequence ATGGAACGGACTGTAGTTCTTGTCAAACCTGATGGCGTCAAGCGTGGCCTCGTGGGGGAAATTGTGGGCCGCTTCGAGAAAGTCGGCCTCAAAATCGTGGCGATGAAAATGGTGTGGGTGGATGAGGAATTAGCTGGTAAACATTATCCCACCAGCCGGGCCGATTGGGTTAAAAAGGTCGGTGACAGGACTTTGGGTTCCTATAAAGAATACGGCCAGGACGCCAACGAGTTGTTGGGGACTATGGATCCGGTAGAAGTGGGGAAATTGGTTTGTAAGTGGTTGGTGGGATTTTTGACCGGCGGCCCGGTCGTGGCCATGGTTTTGGAAGGCCCGCACGCAGTGGAAATAGTTCGCAAAATGGTTGGACATACGTATCCGCTTAAAGCAAATCCTGGGACAATCCGCGGGGATTTAATGATCGACAGTCCGGCGGTTTCCAACACTAAAAAACGTGCCATCCAAAATCTGGTTCATGCATCCGGAAGCCCGGAAGAAGCGAAGTTTGAAATGGAACTGTGGTTCCATAAAAACGAGATTCACGACTACAAACGCGTTGATGAAGAATTAATGTTTGGCTAA
- a CDS encoding sortase, which produces MKAEVFKVFVLRWIGNFLVLSAVAAVVLTFAPAVQAEITYRVNVARNVHYVVAGDLPPAKFETTSTNLLAKSETILEINPLSTEFGIVIPKIGANAKVIPNVDPGNETEYLAALKEGVAHAAGTVFPGQVGNSYLFAHSVGNFWEVSRWNAVFYLLKELEPGDEVDLFYKNVRYVYVVYDKKVVEPDDTQYLTTQANFPMLTLQTCWPPGTTLKRLLVFGRLKNI; this is translated from the coding sequence ATGAAAGCAGAAGTCTTCAAGGTTTTTGTCCTTCGCTGGATCGGAAATTTTCTGGTCCTCTCGGCAGTGGCGGCGGTGGTGCTCACTTTTGCTCCGGCGGTTCAGGCGGAAATTACTTACCGCGTCAACGTCGCCAGGAATGTTCATTATGTGGTGGCCGGAGATCTACCCCCGGCAAAGTTTGAAACGACCTCTACAAACCTTCTGGCAAAGTCAGAGACAATTTTAGAAATTAATCCGCTGTCAACAGAGTTTGGAATTGTGATTCCCAAAATCGGGGCCAATGCCAAGGTCATCCCGAATGTCGATCCGGGAAACGAAACTGAATACTTGGCCGCCCTAAAAGAGGGTGTGGCCCACGCTGCCGGCACTGTCTTTCCTGGCCAGGTCGGCAACTCTTATCTTTTTGCCCATTCGGTCGGCAATTTCTGGGAAGTGTCCCGCTGGAACGCAGTGTTTTATTTATTAAAGGAACTGGAGCCGGGTGACGAAGTGGATTTGTTTTACAAAAATGTCCGTTATGTGTATGTTGTGTATGACAAAAAGGTGGTTGAGCCCGATGATACGCAATATCTTACGACCCAGGCTAACTTTCCGATGCTAACTCTTCAAACCTGCTGGCCGCCGGGGACAACTCTCAAAAGACTCCTGGTTTTTGGGAGACTGAAGAATATTTAA
- a CDS encoding four helix bundle suffix domain-containing protein produces MVSKLPPHKYLLSYRYTELTHDGTVQFTARFLSDIIHRRTREQMDQAARSGKQNIVEGFGRDLTSKKSEITLLDVARMSLEELTTDYEDFLRQRNLAIWPKNDPRIMRFRELGFRLSNEINLDKSGTFKEKLALPADSEVAANLMLTLCHQASYLLFRQIKAVENRLIQEGGYSENLYRRREEFRRNNLK; encoded by the coding sequence ATGGTCTCCAAACTGCCGCCACACAAGTATCTTCTTTCTTACCGTTACACAGAATTGACTCATGACGGGACAGTGCAGTTCACGGCAAGGTTTTTAAGCGATATTATCCATCGGCGGACGCGCGAACAGATGGACCAGGCAGCCCGTTCCGGTAAACAAAATATTGTTGAGGGTTTTGGGCGCGACCTGACTTCGAAAAAAAGCGAGATTACCTTGCTTGATGTTGCCCGGATGTCACTTGAGGAGCTGACAACTGATTATGAAGATTTTCTAAGACAGAGAAACTTGGCCATTTGGCCAAAAAATGACCCGCGGATAATGAGATTTCGGGAGCTTGGTTTTCGTCTAAGCAACGAGATAAATTTGGATAAATCAGGCACTTTTAAAGAGAAACTGGCTTTACCTGCTGATTCTGAAGTAGCTGCTAATTTAATGCTAACCTTGTGCCACCAAGCTTCTTATTTGCTTTTTCGTCAGATCAAGGCGGTGGAAAACCGGCTGATTCAGGAAGGGGGTTATTCGGAAAACCTGTATCGCCGGCGCGAAGAATTTCGTAGAAATAACCTTAAGTGA
- a CDS encoding insulinase family protein, producing the protein MYSKTVLPTGLRLVSIPMPAVKTATALIMVEAGSRYETARINGISHFLEHMIFKGTKNRPNSLAISSLIDGIGGSFNAFTSKEYTGFYVKAESAHLPLVLDVLSDMLLNSLYNPEELNRERGVIIEEINMYEDQPQARVGEYFEELLYDNHPLARQVVGTKEVIEKVSRQDMVDYVKKMYHSKAIVVGLAGDIASSSKLAEKYFDNVPKGNENEYLAVEENQTKPGSLVHYKKTDQAHMCVGVRAYDMNHPDRYVVEVLATILGGNMSSRMFIEVREKRGLAYYVHTDNEEFHDAGYLMTQAGIRLNNVDEAVKVILEQYGKIRDIKVKEEELKRAKDYAKGKMALALEDSFRVASFYTSQELLRKEIETPEEVLKKIEAVTAEDIQRVAKDIFVNQKLNLAIIGPFEDSKRFDLLLKL; encoded by the coding sequence ATGTACTCCAAAACGGTACTTCCGACGGGACTTCGCTTAGTCTCTATTCCCATGCCCGCGGTCAAAACGGCCACGGCTTTAATTATGGTCGAAGCCGGGAGCCGCTACGAAACGGCCCGAATCAACGGCATTTCCCATTTTCTGGAACACATGATTTTTAAGGGGACGAAAAACCGGCCCAACTCTTTGGCTATTAGCTCTCTGATTGACGGCATCGGCGGTTCGTTTAATGCTTTCACTTCCAAGGAATACACCGGTTTTTATGTGAAGGCGGAAAGCGCCCATCTGCCGCTGGTTCTTGATGTCCTGTCAGATATGCTCCTGAACTCTTTATATAATCCTGAAGAACTGAACCGGGAACGGGGTGTCATTATTGAAGAAATAAACATGTACGAAGACCAGCCCCAGGCTCGGGTCGGGGAATATTTTGAGGAGTTGCTTTATGACAACCATCCGCTGGCCCGCCAGGTGGTCGGAACCAAGGAAGTTATCGAAAAAGTGAGCCGGCAAGACATGGTGGATTATGTCAAAAAGATGTACCACAGCAAGGCGATTGTTGTGGGACTGGCAGGAGATATTGCTTCAAGTTCCAAACTGGCAGAGAAGTACTTTGACAATGTCCCGAAAGGAAATGAGAACGAATACCTGGCCGTGGAAGAAAACCAGACGAAGCCGGGCAGTCTAGTACATTACAAAAAAACTGACCAGGCGCATATGTGCGTGGGAGTGCGCGCATACGACATGAACCACCCGGACCGGTATGTGGTCGAAGTGCTGGCGACAATTTTAGGCGGAAACATGAGCAGCCGAATGTTTATTGAAGTCCGGGAAAAACGAGGTTTGGCCTATTATGTCCACACGGATAACGAAGAATTTCATGATGCCGGGTACCTTATGACCCAGGCGGGAATCAGATTAAACAATGTCGACGAGGCGGTAAAAGTGATACTGGAGCAATATGGGAAGATCAGGGACATTAAAGTTAAAGAAGAAGAATTAAAAAGGGCGAAAGACTACGCGAAAGGCAAAATGGCTCTGGCTTTGGAGGATTCCTTCCGGGTGGCCAGCTTCTATACTTCCCAGGAACTCCTGCGCAAGGAAATTGAAACGCCGGAAGAGGTTTTAAAAAAGATCGAAGCGGTGACGGCAGAAGACATTCAAAGGGTCGCAAAAGATATCTTTGTGAATCAAAAACTGAACCTGGCTATAATTGGACCTTTTGAAGACTCCAAACGCTTCGATTTGCTCTTGAAACTCTAA
- the argS gene encoding arginine--tRNA ligase, with the protein MITLDIRKKILQAAKQAFPQTEINEEDINLEHPGLDEHGDYSTNIALRLGKQVGMKPVEVAKRIVQTLSDADRLWQKVEIAGPGFINFTLSTATLVDQMEQALKGGERYGSSEHGQGLTMVIDYSAPNIAKRFGIGHLRSTIIGHALYNLYQFQGYKTIGDNHLGDWGTQFGKILYMIETEKPKELTVDKLEELYVKFHQLAEADPKLEEKGREWFKKLEDGEPKARELWKKCVEVSMAEFNRIYALLGVKIDYAYGESFYEKEMPGVIADAKAKGLAKQSDGATIIEIPGLKAPLLLVKSDGTTTYATRDLATLKFRKETWNPDLVIYEVGAEQALHFQQVFVAAKMLGYLKPGEELRHTKHGLYRLPSGKFSTRKGNTPKLEEILDEAIDRAKKLGSQDQKTAEAVGIGAIKYFDLMHSVQSDIIFDWEKMFNLQGDSGPYLQYSYARARSVLRKAGLQTTDYRLQKNNKTVDSSQWSVVNEELAVLRYLYRFPEVVEAAARSYSPNLVAGYLFELAKRYNNFYNSQPIIGNDFRLALTAATAIVLKNGLNLLGIEVLDKM; encoded by the coding sequence ATGATTACTCTCGACATAAGAAAAAAGATCCTTCAAGCTGCTAAGCAAGCATTTCCCCAAACAGAGATTAATGAGGAAGATATTAATCTCGAACATCCGGGACTGGATGAACATGGGGACTACAGCACCAATATTGCCCTGAGGCTGGGTAAGCAAGTCGGCATGAAACCGGTGGAAGTGGCAAAAAGAATTGTCCAGACCTTGTCAGACGCTGACAGGCTCTGGCAGAAAGTGGAGATTGCCGGGCCGGGATTTATTAACTTCACTCTATCTACCGCTACTCTTGTCGATCAAATGGAACAAGCGCTAAAGGGCGGCGAGCGCTACGGGAGTTCAGAGCATGGGCAGGGGCTAACCATGGTAATAGACTATTCCGCTCCTAACATTGCCAAGCGGTTTGGGATCGGCCATCTGCGCTCTACAATCATTGGCCATGCCCTCTATAACCTCTACCAATTCCAGGGCTACAAAACCATCGGCGACAACCATCTGGGCGACTGGGGGACACAGTTTGGCAAGATTTTATACATGATTGAAACGGAGAAGCCGAAAGAGCTAACAGTGGATAAACTAGAAGAACTGTATGTTAAGTTCCATCAACTAGCGGAAGCTGATCCGAAGCTGGAAGAAAAAGGGCGCGAGTGGTTTAAAAAGTTGGAAGATGGAGAGCCGAAGGCCAGAGAGTTATGGAAAAAATGCGTCGAAGTTTCCATGGCGGAATTTAACCGGATTTATGCTCTGCTCGGCGTCAAAATTGACTATGCCTACGGCGAAAGCTTTTACGAAAAAGAGATGCCGGGAGTCATTGCTGACGCCAAGGCTAAAGGATTGGCCAAACAAAGCGACGGGGCTACTATAATCGAAATTCCCGGACTGAAGGCGCCGTTGCTTCTGGTGAAAAGCGACGGAACCACTACCTACGCTACCAGAGACCTGGCGACCCTAAAATTCCGCAAAGAGACCTGGAACCCGGACCTAGTGATTTATGAAGTTGGGGCCGAGCAGGCGCTCCATTTTCAGCAGGTCTTTGTCGCGGCAAAAATGTTGGGCTACCTTAAACCCGGTGAAGAGCTGAGGCACACCAAACACGGCTTGTACCGGTTGCCTTCCGGAAAATTTAGTACCCGCAAAGGCAACACTCCCAAGCTCGAAGAAATTTTAGACGAAGCGATCGACCGGGCGAAAAAACTGGGCAGCCAGGATCAAAAAACGGCCGAAGCCGTCGGTATCGGAGCAATAAAGTATTTTGACCTGATGCATAGTGTCCAAAGTGATATTATTTTTGATTGGGAAAAAATGTTTAATCTGCAAGGCGACTCGGGGCCATACCTTCAATACTCCTACGCACGGGCAAGAAGCGTGCTGCGCAAAGCCGGACTACAGACTACGGACTACCGACTACAGAAAAATAATAAAACTGTAGACAGTAGTCAGTGGTCAGTAGTCAATGAAGAGCTGGCTGTTTTGCGCTACCTTTATCGTTTTCCCGAGGTGGTGGAGGCGGCGGCGCGAAGCTACAGTCCGAACCTGGTGGCCGGGTATCTGTTTGAACTGGCCAAGCGCTACAATAATTTTTACAACAGCCAACCAATAATTGGTAATGACTTCAGGCTAGCCTTGACCGCGGCCACCGCCATTGTCCTCAAAAACGGCCTGAATTTATTGGGGATCGAGGTGCTTGACAAAATGTAA
- a CDS encoding rod shape-determining protein — translation MFGKRLGIDLGTANSLVYVVDQGVVVNEPTVVAVAVDDGKVLAVGNEAKQMMGRTPGNIRASRPMRDGVIADYIVTEAMLRYFLDRVCGSTRFFKPEVMICVPAGVTQVERRAVLDATLSAGAKVAYLIDEPLAAAIGAKIPIANPNGNMIVDIGGGSTEAAVISLGGVVVHKSARVAGNKIDEAIANFIKKKYNLLIGDTTAEDIKIQIGTAVPLGKSQSSVLGGRFSESGSSVNQFSVHKTENRKTEKPETEDRQLKTDSRTMEVRGRDAASGLPRIIEFTSDEVVEAVTPILSQIVTAVKGVLEETPPELASDIIDRGIVLSGGTSLLRNLDKLMTHTIGVPVHTADDPLFCVVKGCGIAMENIDLYKRSISKR, via the coding sequence ATGTTTGGTAAGCGCCTTGGTATCGATCTCGGCACCGCTAACTCTCTGGTTTATGTCGTGGACCAGGGAGTTGTGGTTAATGAGCCGACGGTGGTGGCCGTGGCCGTTGACGACGGCAAAGTGCTGGCGGTTGGCAACGAAGCCAAGCAGATGATGGGCCGAACCCCAGGAAATATCCGGGCGTCCCGGCCGATGCGCGACGGCGTCATTGCCGATTATATTGTTACCGAGGCAATGCTGCGCTATTTTCTCGATCGGGTCTGCGGTTCGACGCGCTTTTTTAAGCCGGAAGTCATGATTTGCGTTCCGGCGGGGGTTACCCAGGTGGAGCGGCGGGCGGTGCTCGACGCGACTTTAAGCGCCGGGGCCAAGGTGGCTTATTTAATTGACGAACCGCTGGCAGCGGCCATCGGCGCCAAAATTCCTATTGCCAACCCGAACGGGAACATGATCGTCGATATTGGCGGGGGCAGCACGGAAGCGGCGGTAATTTCCCTGGGTGGGGTGGTGGTTCACAAAAGTGCTCGGGTGGCCGGAAACAAAATTGACGAGGCGATTGCCAACTTCATTAAAAAAAAATATAACCTCTTAATCGGGGACACGACAGCGGAGGATATCAAGATTCAGATCGGGACAGCTGTGCCGCTTGGGAAGTCTCAGTCATCAGTTCTCGGTGGTCGGTTTTCGGAATCTGGTTCGTCAGTTAACCAGTTTTCAGTCCACAAAACTGAAAACAGAAAGACTGAAAAACCGGAAACTGAAGACAGACAACTGAAAACCGATAGCCGGACCATGGAAGTCCGGGGCCGGGACGCCGCGAGCGGCCTTCCAAGGATCATTGAATTCACTTCTGATGAGGTAGTTGAGGCCGTCACACCAATACTTTCGCAAATTGTCACTGCTGTGAAGGGAGTGCTAGAGGAAACGCCCCCGGAATTGGCTTCAGACATAATCGATAGGGGAATCGTGCTCAGCGGAGGTACTTCACTCCTTCGAAATTTGGATAAACTGATGACCCATACTATTGGTGTTCCGGTTCATACAGCCGATGACCCTCTGTTTTGTGTGGTTAAGGGGTGCGGCATCGCCATGGAGAACATCGATTTATACAAACGGAGCATTAGCAAGAGGTAA